A region of Pseudomonas sp. Marseille-Q3773 DNA encodes the following proteins:
- a CDS encoding MFS transporter — protein sequence MNAAKDPAALLPASTLDLRPLLLANMACTLSMMAFVALIGPIARQLGMATWQAGAAVTVAGVVWVLLARPWGRAADRFGRRRILLLGSAGFTLGYWLMCLFIEGALRWLPGATLAFIGLTLARGCIGAFYAAIPVGCNALIADHVEPQRRARAMAALGAANAVGLVVGPALAALLARHSLSLPFHILSLLPASAFLVLLFSLKPQVLSHRHVPRPVQLNDPRLRRPLLVAFCAMLSVTVSQIVVGFFALDRLHLGPAEAAQAAGIALTTVGVALILAQVLLRQLEWPPLKMIRVGATVSALGFACGALATTAPWLWACYFVAAAGMGFVFPAFSALAANAMHASEQGATAGAIGAAQGMGAVIGPLAGTLVYALDPRLPFLAVAALLLLVGLWPMPAAQRA from the coding sequence CTCCTCCCTGCCAGCACGCTGGACCTGCGCCCGCTGCTGCTGGCCAACATGGCCTGTACCCTGTCGATGATGGCCTTTGTCGCCCTGATCGGCCCGATTGCCCGGCAGCTCGGCATGGCCACCTGGCAAGCCGGTGCCGCCGTCACCGTGGCGGGGGTGGTCTGGGTACTGCTGGCACGCCCCTGGGGGCGCGCGGCGGATCGCTTCGGCCGCCGACGCATCCTGCTGCTGGGCAGCGCCGGCTTCACCCTGGGCTATTGGCTGATGTGCCTGTTCATCGAAGGTGCATTGCGTTGGTTGCCCGGGGCGACGCTGGCGTTCATCGGCCTGACCCTGGCGCGCGGCTGCATCGGTGCCTTCTATGCAGCCATCCCGGTGGGCTGCAACGCGCTGATCGCCGACCATGTCGAACCCCAACGCCGGGCCCGGGCCATGGCCGCGCTGGGCGCCGCCAACGCCGTCGGCCTGGTGGTCGGGCCAGCATTGGCCGCGCTACTGGCGCGGCACAGCTTGAGCCTGCCGTTCCACATTCTGTCGCTGCTGCCAGCCAGCGCCTTTCTTGTCCTGCTGTTCAGCCTCAAGCCACAGGTGTTGTCGCACCGCCATGTTCCGCGCCCGGTGCAGTTGAACGACCCGCGCCTGCGCCGCCCGCTGCTGGTTGCATTCTGCGCCATGCTCAGCGTCACGGTCTCGCAGATCGTTGTCGGGTTCTTCGCCCTCGACCGCCTGCACCTGGGCCCAGCCGAGGCCGCCCAGGCCGCCGGCATCGCCCTGACCACGGTGGGCGTGGCACTGATCCTGGCGCAAGTACTGCTGCGCCAGCTGGAGTGGCCGCCGCTGAAAATGATTCGGGTGGGCGCCACAGTGTCGGCCCTGGGCTTTGCCTGCGGGGCCCTGGCAACCACGGCGCCGTGGCTGTGGGCCTGCTACTTCGTCGCGGCGGCGGGCATGGGCTTCGTGTTCCCGGCATTTTCCGCGTTGGCGGCAAATGCCATGCACGCGTCGGAGCAAGGCGCTACAGCCGGCGCCATCGGCGCAGCGCAGGGCATGGGTGCAGTGATCGGGCCGCTGGCGGGCACCCTGGTGTATGCGCTGGACCCACGCTTGCCATTCCTGGCCGTTGCGGCCCTGCTGCTGCTCGTCGGGCTGTGGCCGATGCCCGCCGCACAAAGGGCCTGA
- a CDS encoding cupin domain-containing protein: protein MDTGTRLKLVRERNNLSQRELARRSGLTNSTISQIEQNRVSPSVSSLKKLLEGIPMSLAEFFSFDEPVREERYVFRAGEQPDLGRNGLRMLLVGASVEGRQMRMLRELYAPGADSGEPIVHAEGEECGLVTRGTVELWVDGQVSVLNSGDGYYIPTTLPHSFKNIGPDEAEIISANTPANF, encoded by the coding sequence ATGGACACGGGGACGCGACTCAAACTGGTGCGTGAACGCAACAACCTCTCCCAACGGGAACTGGCCCGCCGCAGCGGGCTGACCAATTCGACCATTTCGCAGATCGAGCAGAATCGCGTCAGCCCTTCGGTCAGTTCCCTGAAAAAACTGCTCGAGGGCATCCCCATGAGCCTGGCCGAGTTCTTCAGCTTCGACGAGCCGGTGCGCGAAGAGCGCTATGTGTTCCGTGCCGGCGAACAGCCAGACCTGGGCCGCAATGGCTTGCGCATGCTGCTGGTCGGCGCCAGTGTCGAAGGCCGCCAGATGCGCATGCTGCGTGAACTGTATGCACCGGGGGCCGACTCGGGCGAACCGATCGTGCATGCCGAGGGTGAAGAGTGTGGCCTGGTCACCCGTGGTACCGTCGAGTTGTGGGTCGATGGCCAGGTGAGCGTGCTCAACTCGGGCGACGGCTACTACATCCCCACGACCCTGCCGCACAGCTTCAAGAACATCGGCCCGGACGAGGCCGAGATCATCAGCGCCAACACCCCGGCGAATTTCTGA